Part of the Anopheles coluzzii chromosome 3, AcolN3, whole genome shotgun sequence genome is shown below.
GTCACAAGTACTTACAAAAAACGTCGCCAGCGAGGGAAATTCGCACCGATTTGGAGCGTTGACGACGGTTTTTGGCCTGCGGGACCCTCGCTCGAAACGTCAAAAGCGAGGGAAATTCACACCGATTTGGAGCGTTGGTGAGCTCACGAAACCCGGTTTTTGGCCTGCGGGGTGTTAGTTTAcgcttttttgtgtagttTACGCGTGGCTCGTCGGTTTTTCGCTCGTCGTGGATGTTTTGATTCTTTTCAGAAGACGCGGTCAGTCACGGCCAAGAAAATGTGTGCTAGTGTtgtattttcaagcaagccgCGCTTCGTTCCTGAAatcagagtgaccagaaataccgatttatctgtattcctaccgatttttgatATGCCTACCGACTCACAGATGAGCCCCCTAAAGCTtccgatttttcatttatcctaccAAAAATTACAGATTTTTTCGTAATACAAACCAAAAAGTCATATAACCATTCCCCAAATCacttaatgaataaaactctatatggaaatcactagcaaccagaaccagaagtTCAACAGAGACAGCTAAGGTCCGTGTCTGTACCTCATGAAGTCGAACGCGctgataaaattttatataaattttatataaaatatgcaatttgacagataatgtaacccggcgctctagcagcaatagaacacgacatcgaacatgaaaaatgtataggACTTCACATGTTCAATTTGTGGGTTATCACATCGAACATGTAAaatcccatatatttttcatgttcgatgtcgcgTTCGAGCGTCCCAATCATTTGTTGTGAAACGACTAACTactttctttttaaaaataaataaattatttttatttgatattacGCCAAACCAACTAAAACTTTATTGCACGagccaaaaccaccaccaaacatCCTGTTAACCGTTACCAAAGTGCCGCGTCTTTTTTCGCCATCGCGCCGCAAAACCGCTCGATCATCGTACCGCTTCGTCcgatcgctcgctctctcggtTTTCGGTTCGCCTCTCGCAACTATCCGCAATATTTATTCTCACGGCCGCCCCTTTAGCCGCAGCTACACGTAGCCTTATCGAAAACGGATCGTAGCGGGCAAGGTCGCTACAGTTGGGTTAAATTCCCTAGTACAATTTTCAGATCGAAACTTCAGAAAAGCCTCATGTGAGCGAtatgaaccaaatctaaacTATCtcctttaaataaatgaaagatgTTATTTTCTCGGGCTGCTCTTCATGGGACAGATTAGCTTCCATCTCCGACaaccccccctcccgctcAATACTTCAAAGCCTgccgaaaactaccgaaaaaatcttaaactcctaccgaaaactaccgataaaattttgatgcgcctaccgaaaaccgcaaaaataatctggccactctGTCTGAAATTGAGAAACATTTGGAATGACAAGCAGTATGACCAAGTGGACGCCCCTTtgttgagctgtcaaaaaattTGCGGGATTCGTCGGAAAGAGCggacacaaacaaaataaccAAAACAACGCAACACTTTCGGACGAATCAGCGATAAAGTTTGATAACTTTCTGTACAGAATATTGTGCATTTTCTTCACAGCTAAGTGCCGATCTGCAGTGTGGTGTAAATGCGGTAGAAGATACGCATCAAAATGTCGCAAACCGTCGTGGAGCTGCACTGGTTCCCGAAGTATTCGGATCGATTTTTGACCGCGGCAAGTTCCGAAATCAATTTGTACCAGGTGAAGAACGATCTGATTGATAATGTGGAAAAGTCGAGTAAGTAACGTGTGTTGCATTGGAGTTCCGCAGAACGGTTGTTTACTAACTCGTTTGTCCTTCCCTCACCATTTTTTCCAGACATAAATTTGGACATTTCCAAATCAACCACTGCCACGCTGATAGCTTCCGAGTCGCGTTATCAGTTTGTACGGACCGTAGCACCCTCGTACCATGGTGGAGGCGAAATCAACTTTGCAGCCGGACTGCCGAACGGAAAGGTCGCGTTATGTAACTTTGTCGCCGAAAACAATGTCGAATTCAGTAAGTGTCTCTTCTGCAGCTTGCCCGGTAACTGGCGGTTCTGACACGTAAATATTTCTATGCTTACAGCCCCAAGAATATCCCGAGCATGCACGTGTATCGCCTGGAGCGAGCTGGAACCGAACTTCCTGGCGATGGGACACGACCGGAATCGGTCCGACAACTGCATCACAATCTGGGACACGGAACGCGGTGTTCCGAATCAATCGTGTAAGTCGGAGGGGTAAAGGAGCAGAATCTGATCGTTAGTTCATTGTATGCTTCAATTTCCTTACAGCAATTGTAAGCATGATTGGATTGTCGGAAACGGCACATTCTGTGTGCTGGGACAAAACATTCCCCCAGGTGCTGATAGCAGGCATGAGCCACAAGTACATCAAAATGATGGATTTGAGACGTAAGTGGGAAAGCAATAACGAAGCATGAGTAGTACGCAAATGTACCAAAAATTACCTTTCACATTAAATACCTTTCACAGAGAACCCAGTCATCACGACGGTAGCAAACACACGGACGGTAAACGGAGTTTGCGTCGCTCCGAACGGTCGCTACCTGGCAAGCTACGTCGAAAACATAATAAACCTTTGGGACTTACGTTCGTTAGAGAAGCCAATCAGCCAGATACAGATGCAAAAGAGCATCAGCCAACTGTCCTGGTGCCCAACGCGTTCCTCCGTGCTGTCGACGCTTCAGCGCGATTCGCCGTTGATAAATTTGATCGATTTGCACTGGCCCGGCTCGGAGATGGACGGTGGCGAACCGCACTCAGTGAAACGGTTCGTTTCTCCCTTCCAAACAACGGCCACCACGCTGATGACGAGCCGTGTGCCCTCGATGGCGTACCTTTCCTGGCATCCGTACGATCTCGAGCGGATGCTGGCACTGTCGAGCGTGGGCAACATTTGCGATTACCGCATTCCGCAGCGAGTGGCCGTATCGtgggacaacaacaacaatctgTTCGGTAACAACGGGAACGATCTGCGCCAGTTCGCTACGCCGACCCGTTCCTCGACGCCAACCGATTCGCTCAACCAGTGGAACATTGACAGCAGCGAGGAAGACATTGCCGAAACCATGCAGCATCGGGCGCTGAAGAACTACGGCCTGATGGCGGACCTGCAGCGCAATGGTGATTTGGTGGAAAAGAACGACGGACTGCAGGCGGTTTGGCGCATGTTGGGCCACATGGTGAAGGAAGATAACAAGCAGGGGCTGAAAGAGATACTGGGCGTGAATAATGCGCTGGAC
Proteins encoded:
- the LOC120958094 gene encoding GATOR complex protein MIOS gives rise to the protein MSQTVVELHWFPKYSDRFLTAASSEINLYQVKNDLIDNVEKSNINLDISKSTTATLIASESRYQFVRTVAPSYHGGGEINFAAGLPNGKVALCNFVAENNVEFTPRISRACTCIAWSELEPNFLAMGHDRNRSDNCITIWDTERGVPNQSSIVSMIGLSETAHSVCWDKTFPQVLIAGMSHKYIKMMDLRQNPVITTVANTRTVNGVCVAPNGRYLASYVENIINLWDLRSLEKPISQIQMQKSISQLSWCPTRSSVLSTLQRDSPLINLIDLHWPGSEMDGGEPHSVKRFVSPFQTTATTLMTSRVPSMAYLSWHPYDLERMLALSSVGNICDYRIPQRVAVSWDNNNNLFGNNGNDLRQFATPTRSSTPTDSLNQWNIDSSEEDIAETMQHRALKNYGLMADLQRNGDLVEKNDGLQAVWRMLGHMVKEDNKQGLKEILGVNNALDGPPMSQSEPVNTKWVDFSMCSGLVVYRSEQRDMAQLLCGWTFEREKEASFGAFLDELCAKREYTRAALLACFHFRVRLAIDILGRGADQASDPSSLLRVAAIALSGFSAERSELWRKQCGAARTQIDDPYLRCMFSFLAYEKDGFETVTNETQISLSDRMAFACNFLSDVKLAEYTKGMVANCIEMGDLNGLLLTGATNDGISLLQSHLDRTEDVQTVALIAARFLTSELLANYRVQYWIATYRDMLDVWGLWEQRSQLDITLGSIRSPPRSSRSVFLLCNFCGKNVSMALQEDARLRGNATTMHKLSSCPHCRKPLPRCALCLLHMGTTMGAISQSQAIHGQIGWQSKPFSKWFSWCQTCRHGGHTEHLTEWFNQNTECPVTSCNCKCFAKDLPMPQFPRDKDSVS